A window of the Scandinavium goeteborgense genome harbors these coding sequences:
- the phoC gene encoding acid phosphatase PhoC: protein MKKSILAFCVASLFSVNAFALAPSGNDATTKPDLYYLKNAQAIDSLALLPPPPEVGSIAFLNDQAMYEQGRLLRSTERGKQAAEDANLSSGGVANAFSGAFGSPITEKDSPELHKLLTNMIEDAGDLATRSAKQKYMRVRPFAFYGVPTCNTKEQDELAKNGSYPSGHTSIGWATALVLAEVNPARQNDILKRGYDLGESRVICGYHWQSDVDAARIVGSAVVATLHTNPAFQQQLQKAKDEFAKTQK from the coding sequence ATGAAAAAGAGTATTCTTGCGTTTTGCGTTGCCAGTCTGTTCTCCGTCAATGCTTTTGCCCTGGCCCCCTCCGGGAATGATGCCACCACCAAACCTGACCTCTATTACCTGAAAAATGCCCAGGCGATTGATAGCCTTGCCCTGCTGCCCCCGCCTCCGGAAGTGGGCAGCATCGCGTTCCTGAACGATCAGGCGATGTATGAACAGGGTCGTTTGCTGCGTTCGACCGAGCGCGGTAAGCAGGCGGCAGAAGATGCCAACCTGAGCAGCGGCGGTGTGGCGAATGCCTTCTCCGGCGCATTCGGTTCGCCGATCACCGAGAAAGACAGCCCCGAACTGCACAAACTGCTGACCAATATGATTGAAGATGCGGGCGACCTCGCTACCCGTTCGGCGAAGCAGAAATATATGCGCGTGCGTCCGTTTGCGTTCTACGGCGTACCGACCTGCAATACCAAAGAGCAAGATGAGCTGGCGAAAAACGGTTCTTATCCGTCAGGCCATACGTCCATCGGCTGGGCAACGGCACTGGTGCTGGCGGAAGTGAATCCGGCGCGTCAGAACGATATCCTGAAACGTGGGTATGACCTGGGCGAAAGCCGTGTGATTTGTGGTTATCACTGGCAGAGCGATGTGGATGCGGCGCGGATTGTCGGCTCGGCGGTGGTGGCTACGCTGCACACCAACCCGGCGTTCCAGCAGCAATTGCAGAAAGCCAAAGACGAATTTGCTAAAACGCAGAAATAA
- a CDS encoding NAD(P)H nitroreductase codes for MDALELLVNRRSASRLAEPAPAGEQLENILRAGLRAPDHGTLQPWQFFVIEGEGRERFSQLLEKGAVNAGQDDKAIDKARNAPFRAPLIIAVVAKCTPDHKVPVWEQEMSAGCAVMAMQMAAVAQGFNGIWRSGALTESPVVRDGLQCREQDKIVGFLYLGTPQLKASTTVSIPDTAPFVVKF; via the coding sequence ATGGATGCACTCGAATTACTCGTTAACCGCCGCAGCGCTTCCCGTCTGGCTGAACCCGCCCCGGCAGGAGAACAGCTGGAAAATATCCTGCGTGCGGGCCTGCGCGCGCCCGATCACGGCACGTTGCAGCCGTGGCAGTTCTTTGTGATTGAAGGTGAAGGTCGGGAGCGTTTTAGCCAACTGCTGGAAAAGGGCGCGGTTAATGCCGGGCAGGACGACAAAGCCATCGACAAAGCGCGTAACGCGCCGTTCCGTGCACCGCTGATTATTGCAGTGGTAGCGAAATGTACGCCGGATCATAAAGTGCCGGTGTGGGAGCAGGAAATGTCCGCAGGCTGTGCGGTGATGGCGATGCAGATGGCCGCCGTCGCGCAAGGATTCAACGGCATCTGGCGCAGCGGTGCGCTGACCGAAAGCCCGGTGGTTCGTGACGGTTTGCAGTGTCGTGAACAGGATAAAATTGTCGGCTTCCTGTACCTCGGTACGCCACAGTTGAAGGCGTCAACCACGGTTTCTATCCCGGATACCGCGCCGTTTGTCGTGAAATTCTGA